A window from candidate division WOR-3 bacterium encodes these proteins:
- a CDS encoding DUF503 domain-containing protein has translation MSDRFFVGRCDLDLHIDNCHSLKEKRRIVASLKEKLKNRYNVAICEFGDLSLWQRTQLGLVTCGNSRQHVDSSLRTALDYIDRFHDVSLLNYDIEIT, from the coding sequence ATGTCAGATAGATTTTTCGTCGGTCGTTGTGACCTGGACCTGCACATCGATAACTGCCATTCACTGAAGGAAAAGAGACGGATTGTCGCCAGCCTGAAAGAAAAATTGAAGAATCGATATAACGTGGCAATTTGCGAATTCGGAGACCTGTCATTATGGCAGCGTACTCAGCTGGGACTGGTAACCTGCGGTAACAGCAGACAACACGTTGATTCGTCGCTGAGAACGGCGCTGGATTATATAGATAGATTCCACGATGTATCCCTGTTGAATTACGACATTGAAATAACCTAA
- the infB gene encoding translation initiation factor IF-2, which produces MPANKVHSVAKSLGLSSAALIKMLEEIGIKAKGHMSALTDEEIKKIKTKISEEKKRVRKEFTRRWSKPRAKEKKKKINKEEIKEKVKSTLAKLEKRETKKHYKREIPQKIEATPEEKVVEVTDFMTVAELAQALGKPVSEVIKKCMDLGLMVSVNQRLDIDSISIICDELSCKVKTVSIEEQVKTEEKTESTERPPVVTVMGHVDHGKTTLLDAITKLKVAEKEYGKITQKMAAYQVAYHDKIITFLDTPGHEAFTAMRARGAQVTDIVILVVAADDGVMPQTVEAIDHARAAGVPIIVCINKIDLPNSNINLVKTQLAKANVVIEDFGGKSICVEVSALKGKGIPDVLDAILVKSEELNLKAPVNKSAKGVVLEARLDRGKGNVSTILVQEGTLRKSNPFVCGPHFGRVRELFDEKYDKVSEAGPSAPVLVLGFSGLPQAGEIFLAVDNEHRARELAAQRELRDRSRRLAPKSKLTLLNLQEKIQAGETKELKILLKADTAGSAEALDEKLQELTTDEASVRVVHKGVGKINVSDILLAEVTGAICVGFHVGPDTNALESAEREGVEIRTYRLIYEAIDDLRAAMLGMLEPKLQEILIGEAEVREVFNIPRAGVIAGCYVKDGKVLRNCIAHLMREKKEIATAKVVSLKRFKEDAKEVTAGYECGIGLEDISDIQKDDVMQFYKIEEQTSKDVR; this is translated from the coding sequence ATGCCGGCCAACAAGGTTCATAGCGTCGCGAAGAGTCTGGGATTATCAAGCGCGGCTCTAATAAAAATGCTTGAAGAGATCGGGATCAAGGCCAAGGGGCACATGTCTGCTCTCACCGACGAAGAGATAAAGAAGATCAAGACGAAGATATCGGAGGAGAAAAAACGCGTCAGGAAGGAATTCACCCGACGCTGGTCAAAACCAAGGGCAAAAGAGAAAAAGAAGAAGATCAACAAAGAAGAGATCAAAGAAAAAGTGAAATCAACGCTTGCCAAGCTCGAGAAGCGTGAAACAAAGAAACACTACAAACGGGAAATCCCGCAAAAAATCGAAGCCACACCTGAAGAGAAAGTCGTTGAGGTTACGGATTTCATGACCGTTGCCGAGCTGGCCCAGGCGCTGGGCAAACCGGTCAGCGAAGTGATCAAGAAATGCATGGACCTCGGGCTAATGGTCAGTGTAAATCAGCGTCTCGACATCGATTCGATCTCCATCATTTGCGACGAATTGAGCTGCAAAGTCAAAACGGTATCGATCGAAGAACAGGTGAAGACTGAAGAAAAAACCGAATCGACCGAGCGGCCGCCAGTTGTCACCGTCATGGGCCATGTTGATCATGGCAAGACCACGTTGCTTGATGCGATCACAAAACTTAAAGTCGCAGAGAAAGAATACGGCAAGATTACGCAGAAGATGGCTGCCTATCAAGTCGCTTACCACGATAAGATCATCACGTTCCTTGATACACCCGGTCACGAAGCATTCACGGCAATGAGGGCAAGGGGCGCTCAGGTAACAGACATCGTCATCCTGGTCGTTGCCGCCGATGATGGGGTCATGCCGCAAACCGTAGAGGCCATTGATCATGCGCGGGCGGCCGGTGTTCCGATAATAGTTTGCATCAACAAGATCGATCTGCCGAATTCGAATATCAATCTCGTCAAGACACAACTCGCAAAAGCAAACGTGGTTATCGAAGATTTCGGCGGCAAATCAATCTGTGTCGAGGTTTCGGCGCTCAAAGGCAAAGGCATACCCGATGTGCTCGACGCGATCTTGGTCAAATCGGAAGAATTGAACTTGAAAGCACCTGTGAACAAAAGCGCAAAGGGAGTAGTCCTTGAAGCACGCCTGGACCGCGGTAAAGGTAATGTATCAACCATCCTGGTTCAGGAGGGTACTCTGCGTAAGAGCAATCCCTTTGTGTGCGGACCTCATTTCGGAAGGGTCAGGGAACTGTTCGATGAGAAATATGACAAAGTGAGTGAAGCAGGACCATCTGCACCGGTTCTCGTCCTAGGTTTCAGTGGGCTGCCGCAAGCAGGTGAAATATTCCTTGCCGTGGACAATGAACACCGGGCGCGTGAACTCGCGGCGCAGCGTGAATTGAGGGATCGCAGCCGGCGGCTGGCACCTAAATCAAAACTCACGTTGCTCAACCTCCAAGAAAAAATCCAGGCAGGGGAAACTAAGGAACTCAAGATTCTGCTCAAAGCTGACACAGCAGGCTCTGCCGAAGCGCTCGACGAGAAACTCCAGGAACTGACTACTGACGAGGCATCGGTGAGAGTTGTGCACAAAGGCGTAGGTAAGATAAACGTCTCAGATATCTTGCTCGCCGAGGTGACCGGCGCAATATGCGTCGGTTTTCATGTCGGTCCCGACACAAACGCACTAGAAAGCGCCGAACGTGAAGGTGTCGAAATCAGGACTTACCGATTGATATACGAAGCGATCGACGATTTGAGAGCCGCGATGCTCGGAATGCTGGAACCAAAATTACAGGAGATCCTCATCGGTGAAGCTGAGGTGCGCGAAGTATTCAACATCCCGCGCGCTGGTGTCATCGCCGGCTGTTACGTTAAAGACGGTAAGGTCTTAAGGAATTGTATCGCCCACCTGATGCGCGAGAAAAAAGAAATAGCCACCGCCAAGGTAGTTTCCTTGAAAAGATTCAAAGAAGACGCTAAAGAAGTGACCGCTGGCTATGAATGTGGCATTGGTCTTGAAGATATATCCGATATCCAGAAAGATGATGTGATGCAATTCTATAAAATCGAAGAACAAACCAGCAAGGATGTCAGATAG
- the rbfA gene encoding 30S ribosome-binding factor RbfA gives MRKDRIASVLIRAVSEIIEHKIKDPRLGLVTITTVDVSSDLKKAIVYFSSLNDKNEGLATLNRAKGYIRTELANRVRMRHIPDIEFKIDNSYEYGKKIDALINQISKDNKDQ, from the coding sequence ATGAGAAAAGATAGAATCGCTTCCGTTTTGATCCGCGCGGTATCCGAAATAATCGAACACAAGATCAAAGACCCCAGACTGGGGCTGGTAACGATCACCACGGTGGATGTCAGCAGTGACCTGAAGAAGGCAATCGTATATTTCTCAAGTCTGAATGACAAAAATGAGGGGCTGGCCACTCTCAACCGTGCAAAAGGCTACATACGCACAGAATTAGCTAACCGAGTAAGAATGAGACATATACCCGATATTGAATTCAAGATTGATAACAGTTATGAATACGGGAAGAAAATTGATGCACTCATTAACCAAATTAGTAAGGATAATAAAGACCAGTAA
- the ribF gene encoding riboflavin biosynthesis protein RibF, producing MLVLTDSTDPITEHSVCGIGSFDGIHRGHQAIVHRLKQLTGKDQRVGIITFAPLPFFILKKTPICCLTPRGEKEEIFEQLGIDFIYYFTFSDVFSRYSPERFVQLIALQIRPSVIVVGENFHFGNMRKGNADILTNLARGLFKVEVMAKVGDEGAISSTRIRELLLLGNIKAANRLLGRPYSVSGTVIKGKGKGKKLGFPTINIQTPSNKLIPLDGVYMVKINASGHQYSGAMFCRHDLLEVYIVEFSGDLYGKTVRIEFRERIRGIEHFADDSSLKAAIAADVGKITKQRT from the coding sequence ATGTTAGTATTAACCGATAGTACCGACCCGATCACCGAGCACTCGGTTTGTGGTATCGGGAGTTTTGATGGCATTCATCGTGGACATCAGGCAATCGTCCACCGGTTGAAGCAGTTAACTGGCAAAGACCAAAGAGTGGGCATAATCACCTTCGCACCCTTGCCATTCTTCATCCTGAAAAAAACGCCGATATGTTGTTTGACCCCGCGCGGAGAGAAAGAAGAGATCTTCGAACAACTCGGCATAGATTTCATCTATTACTTCACGTTCTCCGATGTCTTTTCACGATACAGCCCGGAGAGATTTGTCCAGTTAATTGCCCTCCAAATAAGGCCTTCCGTCATAGTCGTCGGCGAGAACTTTCATTTCGGCAACATGCGAAAGGGCAATGCAGATATTCTGACAAACCTTGCCCGTGGTCTATTCAAGGTCGAGGTCATGGCAAAAGTAGGCGATGAAGGAGCAATATCGAGCACTCGGATACGTGAATTACTGTTATTGGGAAACATAAAGGCGGCCAATCGGCTGCTCGGGCGCCCGTATTCGGTATCAGGTACGGTGATCAAAGGAAAGGGCAAGGGCAAGAAACTTGGATTTCCCACAATCAACATCCAAACGCCGTCAAACAAGCTGATACCGCTCGATGGCGTATACATGGTAAAAATAAACGCTTCGGGCCATCAATACTCCGGTGCAATGTTTTGTCGCCACGATCTGCTGGAAGTGTATATCGTTGAATTCTCAGGTGATCTCTATGGGAAGACCGTGCGTATAGAGTTCAGGGAACGTATCCGCGGCATAGAGCATTTTGCCGATGATAGCAGCTTGAAGGCGGCAATTGCCGCAGATGTAGGCAAAATCACCAAACAACGGACATAG
- the deoC gene encoding deoxyribose-phosphate aldolase: MDKINKIIDQTILRPDATSEDIRMFLKDFAEYGFYAAVVNPCWVPSVVNNLPEGIKVCSVVGFPFGASTTRAKVYAAEDLVRMGCDEIDMVMNIGRFKEKDFKYAGKEIKMVNDACSGRILKVIIETCLLTRDEKIAAANLIRESGAHFVKTSTGYSRGGAEVEDVELLRSVVGPDFGVKASGGIRTFEQARTFIAAGASRLGTSSGVAIVQGAIQAADLDR; this comes from the coding sequence ATGGATAAAATAAACAAGATTATTGACCAGACGATCCTGAGACCGGATGCGACGAGTGAAGATATCAGGATGTTTCTGAAAGACTTTGCAGAATACGGTTTCTATGCCGCGGTCGTCAATCCCTGTTGGGTTCCGAGCGTTGTCAACAACCTTCCTGAGGGCATCAAGGTCTGCAGTGTCGTCGGGTTTCCTTTTGGCGCCTCGACCACTCGGGCCAAAGTGTATGCGGCCGAGGACCTGGTCAGAATGGGATGTGATGAGATTGATATGGTCATGAATATCGGCAGGTTCAAGGAGAAAGATTTCAAGTATGCCGGAAAAGAGATAAAGATGGTCAATGATGCCTGTTCGGGCAGGATCCTCAAGGTGATCATCGAAACGTGTTTGCTGACCAGGGATGAAAAAATAGCGGCGGCGAACCTCATCAGGGAAAGCGGGGCGCATTTTGTCAAGACATCGACCGGCTATTCTCGTGGGGGCGCTGAAGTCGAGGACGTTGAGTTATTACGTTCGGTTGTCGGTCCTGATTTTGGCGTGAAGGCATCGGGTGGCATCCGGACCTTTGAACAGGCCCGGACCTTCATTGCAGCCGGAGCCAGTCGTCTTGGCACATCAAGCGGTGTGGCGATCGTTCAGGGAGCGATTCAGGCAGCAGACCTGGACCGGTGA
- the nusA gene encoding transcription termination factor NusA: MTNDAKMIIENMKAVARARGVKFDYVMQSLAEAISTGVKRKFGKNTESEVTVNKSTGDIKIFVTKKVVEEVTDAETEISLEEARQVKESYKVGDVFRTPLSIGDLGRTAIEMVKQTLTQKVSEAERNRILVEYEKKIGEIVKGIVKVVSRNEILVDLGPVEAVIPGYGMMRAEHYRLDSPIRAVVHRVDRAQWGPKIILSRTDPKFLERLLFYEIPEIKDGIIQVAKIVREPGVRAKLAVQTLDPKVDPIGACVGYRGSRIQSVVKELSGERIDVIQWSKEPTIQVSRSLSPAKVKEVISLAEGHVLAIVPDDDYSKAIGKNGVNVDLASRLCEVDIEIKKVSEYEKEMKEKELADMKIEDVEQLKKSLKKALIEKGYTNILAVINAPVDELKFLLSLEDDAVQELLETLRPKDEKEPEDAGQQGS; encoded by the coding sequence ATGACAAATGATGCTAAAATGATAATCGAGAACATGAAAGCCGTAGCCCGCGCTCGGGGGGTAAAATTCGACTATGTAATGCAGTCACTGGCCGAAGCAATTTCTACTGGGGTGAAGAGAAAATTCGGGAAGAATACGGAATCCGAAGTCACGGTTAACAAGTCGACCGGTGACATAAAGATCTTCGTAACAAAGAAGGTTGTCGAGGAAGTTACCGACGCCGAGACGGAAATTTCTTTGGAGGAGGCGAGGCAAGTAAAAGAAAGCTACAAGGTTGGTGATGTCTTCCGCACCCCGCTTTCCATTGGAGATCTGGGTAGGACTGCCATTGAAATGGTCAAGCAGACGTTGACTCAAAAAGTCAGCGAGGCAGAACGGAACCGAATCCTCGTCGAGTACGAGAAAAAAATCGGCGAGATCGTTAAGGGCATAGTGAAGGTGGTAAGCCGCAACGAAATACTCGTTGACCTTGGTCCCGTGGAAGCGGTAATACCCGGCTACGGAATGATGAGAGCAGAGCATTACCGGCTGGACTCACCAATTCGCGCAGTGGTCCATCGTGTTGACCGGGCACAATGGGGGCCTAAGATCATTCTTTCAAGAACCGATCCCAAGTTTCTCGAACGCCTGCTTTTCTACGAAATCCCAGAAATCAAAGATGGCATCATTCAGGTTGCGAAAATCGTACGCGAACCAGGTGTGCGCGCAAAGCTTGCAGTTCAGACACTTGATCCAAAGGTTGACCCGATCGGCGCCTGTGTCGGATATCGTGGCAGCCGCATTCAATCGGTGGTCAAAGAGCTTTCTGGAGAACGCATCGATGTCATTCAGTGGAGCAAGGAACCAACAATACAGGTTTCGCGCAGCCTTTCGCCGGCCAAAGTGAAAGAGGTAATCTCCCTTGCCGAAGGACATGTGCTGGCGATCGTGCCAGACGATGACTACTCGAAAGCAATCGGCAAGAACGGCGTGAACGTTGACCTGGCGTCGAGATTATGCGAAGTGGATATCGAAATAAAGAAAGTATCCGAATACGAAAAGGAGATGAAGGAGAAGGAACTCGCCGATATGAAAATCGAAGACGTCGAACAGTTGAAGAAGAGCCTTAAGAAAGCGCTCATCGAGAAAGGATATACGAACATACTCGCGGTCATCAACGCACCGGTCGATGAACTGAAATTTCTCCTCTCACTGGAAGATGATGCGGTGCAGGAATTGCTGGAAACCCTGAGACCCAAGGACGAAAAGGAGCCAGAAGATGCCGGCCAACAAGGTTCATAG
- the rpsU gene encoding 30S ribosomal protein S21, which produces MTKVTVYDGESFDNALRRFRKSVERAGILRDVKRHEVYEKPSEKRKRRLISARKKEWKRQREEI; this is translated from the coding sequence ATGACAAAAGTCACAGTTTACGATGGTGAATCTTTTGACAATGCCTTGCGTCGTTTCCGTAAGTCAGTGGAGCGAGCCGGTATCTTGAGGGACGTCAAGCGACATGAAGTGTACGAAAAACCGAGTGAAAAACGTAAGAGACGTCTTATTTCGGCGCGTAAGAAGGAATGGAAGCGACAAAGGGAGGAGATATAA
- the truB gene encoding tRNA pseudouridine(55) synthase TruB — MATVDDDRNSFLLVDKPVGFSSFQVVRMLQKKINKVGHAGTLDPFASGLLILLFNRATKQFDAIQKLDKEYTGEMLLGITADTYDITGSLDESTINAPIDLDLKALNRVAQQFVGEVQQIPPRFSALKRGGRRLYEISRQNEFVPMKPRGVFIKSFDIEIADPPILTFKAVVGKGVYIRSLVHDFGEAIGYGACLLTLRRTRIGKHKVSQACSLGMIARDMAC; from the coding sequence ATGGCGACAGTTGATGATGATCGAAACTCATTTCTCCTGGTTGACAAGCCAGTTGGTTTCAGTTCCTTCCAGGTCGTGCGAATGCTGCAGAAAAAAATTAATAAAGTTGGGCATGCGGGAACCCTGGATCCTTTCGCAAGTGGTTTATTGATACTTCTGTTCAATCGCGCGACCAAGCAATTCGATGCGATCCAGAAACTGGATAAAGAATATACCGGTGAGATGCTCCTGGGCATCACTGCTGACACCTATGACATCACGGGGTCGCTAGATGAATCCACAATAAATGCACCGATCGACTTAGATCTAAAGGCATTGAACCGGGTTGCCCAGCAGTTTGTCGGTGAAGTACAGCAAATACCGCCCCGCTTCTCTGCACTCAAGCGTGGTGGACGAAGACTCTATGAGATTAGCCGGCAGAATGAATTCGTGCCTATGAAACCCCGCGGGGTATTCATCAAATCATTTGACATCGAAATCGCTGACCCGCCCATCCTGACATTCAAAGCAGTTGTCGGCAAAGGTGTCTATATCCGATCTCTCGTGCATGACTTTGGAGAAGCAATCGGTTATGGAGCGTGTTTGCTTACTCTGAGGAGAACGAGGATAGGCAAGCACAAAGTATCGCAGGCGTGCAGTTTGGGAATGATCGCACGAGACATGGCATGTTAG
- a CDS encoding bifunctional oligoribonuclease/PAP phosphatase NrnA, with protein MHSLTKLVRIIKTSNRIVIATHRDPDGDGIAAALAAAYLVKHYHRKKPVLFCHSRIPVKYQFLLGNWQFTRKVPDFDLLIAVDSAGISRIFPEVTDQQLRDKTIINIDHHRSNNSFGALRIIDETASSACEIIYFIFKRLKIKTNKHLADIFYCGIYNETGGFVYANTTRESLQIASELVGFGVRPDLLVKKLNAKTLSGTALLTKVLSTIEVKDGVAMMYLFQDMLERSSAEMSDSENFISFLEAIKGVRVSMFLREEKGGTRISLRSDGVIDVDQLARRYGGGGHRLAAGLRLQKTIPEAKKEILTAILREIKEKS; from the coding sequence ATGCACTCATTAACCAAATTAGTAAGGATAATAAAGACCAGTAACCGAATCGTAATCGCCACACACCGAGATCCGGATGGCGACGGTATCGCCGCTGCCCTAGCGGCAGCATATCTCGTCAAGCACTATCACAGGAAAAAGCCTGTTCTCTTCTGCCACTCGCGCATCCCGGTCAAATATCAATTCCTTTTAGGTAATTGGCAGTTCACGCGCAAGGTTCCTGATTTCGATCTGTTGATTGCGGTCGATTCGGCAGGGATTTCAAGAATTTTTCCGGAAGTCACTGACCAGCAACTGCGCGATAAAACCATCATCAATATAGATCATCATCGGAGTAACAATTCCTTCGGAGCATTGCGGATCATCGATGAAACCGCTTCGTCTGCATGTGAGATCATCTATTTCATCTTCAAACGTCTCAAGATAAAGACCAATAAACATCTTGCCGATATTTTCTACTGCGGTATATACAACGAAACTGGCGGTTTCGTGTACGCTAACACGACAAGGGAATCATTGCAGATCGCCAGCGAACTGGTCGGGTTCGGTGTACGACCTGACCTCCTGGTTAAGAAATTGAATGCGAAGACACTCAGTGGCACAGCCCTGCTGACGAAAGTCTTGAGCACGATCGAAGTCAAGGACGGCGTGGCCATGATGTATCTTTTCCAGGACATGCTCGAAAGAAGCAGTGCCGAGATGTCTGACTCGGAAAATTTCATCTCTTTTCTCGAGGCCATAAAGGGAGTCAGGGTTTCGATGTTCCTGCGCGAAGAAAAAGGTGGCACGAGAATAAGTCTTCGGAGCGACGGTGTCATCGACGTCGATCAGCTTGCCCGTCGATATGGAGGTGGCGGGCATCGCCTCGCTGCCGGACTTCGGCTGCAAAAAACAATCCCCGAGGCAAAAAAAGAAATACTCACCGCTATACTACGCGAGATCAAGGAAAAATCCTGA
- a CDS encoding ribosome maturation factor RimP, producing the protein MDRNLDLNQIARTIDEITKNMGLRFYDFDYNDVSRTLRVYIDKEKGSVTIGDCQKTSNIISRELDERDLMNFPYTLEVSSPGVERVLKKPEHYAWAVGNVVEIDTGNEKIRGYLRGTKKNGVIVASGKDERTIPYASIKRANVVEE; encoded by the coding sequence ATGGATAGGAATTTGGACTTGAATCAGATCGCGCGGACCATTGACGAGATAACCAAAAATATGGGTTTGAGGTTCTATGACTTTGATTACAATGATGTATCACGAACATTACGGGTTTACATTGATAAGGAGAAAGGAAGCGTTACGATCGGAGACTGTCAGAAGACGAGCAACATCATATCACGCGAACTCGATGAAAGGGATCTGATGAATTTTCCTTATACACTTGAGGTATCATCACCTGGCGTCGAACGCGTTCTCAAGAAACCCGAGCACTACGCCTGGGCTGTCGGTAACGTTGTGGAAATCGACACGGGAAATGAAAAAATCAGGGGATATTTGAGAGGCACAAAGAAAAACGGAGTCATTGTGGCATCAGGAAAAGATGAACGTACTATACCCTATGCTTCAATCAAGCGAGCCAATGTGGTCGAGGAGTGA
- a CDS encoding proline--tRNA ligase — MKFDKSLIATLREDPKEAESKSHRILLRGGFIRQLASGIHTYLPLGWRILLKISNIIREEMDRINGQELLMPAISPKELWEESGRWQEYGDDMFRLKDRKDREYCLCPTHEEIVADTARNKIRSYRDLPQIWYQIQTKFRDEPRPRSGVLRSRQFIMKDSYSLDYDEAGLDQSFDLHKQAYGKIFKRCGLDFVVVDASGGLMGTGESKEFMAIVSGGEDQLAICQQCDYRANIQVADGDGEHMSFQDTPIEQIPTPEKRTVEEVTQFLNVAPQNLVKSIFFTATGKDPVLVLIRGDYEISEDKIKRQLGHSYEPASAEEIQSTFGAQPGYIGPAGMDNLTVYADDLLRDAQGMITGANRDGYHVKGLNLSRDVKVGKYDNFRKVKSGDRCPKCGGEMHIESALELGHIFKLGTKYSISLGANFLDEQGNSKPIIMGSYGIGLERIMACACEQKSDDRGAVWPISIAPFEIHLTILNPHEEIVMRTSDEVIQLLTKAGFSVIIDDRDISAGIKFNDADLIGIPIRITIGPRGIKNNRLDIYIRETGEVFTASQSEMVTKCAEIKELLYRRING, encoded by the coding sequence ATGAAATTTGACAAATCGCTAATAGCTACCTTGCGTGAAGATCCTAAAGAGGCTGAATCAAAAAGCCACCGCATCCTGCTTCGCGGTGGTTTCATCAGACAGCTCGCGTCAGGTATTCACACTTATTTACCACTAGGCTGGCGTATTCTCCTGAAGATCAGCAACATCATCAGGGAGGAGATGGACAGGATCAACGGCCAGGAACTGCTGATGCCCGCAATTTCCCCCAAGGAACTGTGGGAAGAATCCGGTCGCTGGCAAGAATACGGAGATGACATGTTTCGGCTGAAAGACCGTAAGGACCGCGAATATTGCCTCTGCCCTACGCACGAGGAAATTGTTGCCGACACCGCGCGTAACAAGATCCGTTCCTACAGGGATCTGCCGCAGATCTGGTACCAGATACAGACAAAATTTCGAGACGAACCCAGACCACGCTCTGGAGTGCTCAGGTCCAGGCAGTTCATCATGAAAGATTCATATAGCCTCGACTACGACGAGGCAGGATTGGACCAGAGTTTCGACCTGCACAAGCAGGCTTACGGAAAGATCTTCAAAAGGTGTGGTCTGGATTTTGTAGTCGTCGACGCATCCGGCGGGTTAATGGGTACAGGAGAATCGAAGGAATTCATGGCAATCGTTTCCGGCGGCGAAGATCAACTGGCAATTTGTCAGCAATGTGATTACCGCGCGAACATTCAGGTCGCCGACGGAGACGGGGAACATATGTCTTTCCAGGATACACCGATAGAACAGATCCCCACCCCTGAAAAACGCACCGTCGAGGAAGTGACTCAATTCCTCAATGTCGCCCCGCAGAATCTCGTAAAAAGCATCTTCTTCACGGCGACCGGAAAGGACCCAGTACTAGTACTGATCCGAGGTGATTACGAGATCAGTGAAGATAAGATCAAGCGCCAGCTCGGACATAGCTACGAACCGGCAAGCGCCGAAGAGATACAATCAACATTCGGGGCCCAACCAGGATATATTGGACCAGCAGGCATGGATAACCTGACGGTATATGCGGATGATCTGTTACGTGATGCACAAGGCATGATAACCGGCGCAAACCGCGATGGCTATCATGTCAAGGGGTTGAATTTGAGCCGCGATGTGAAGGTTGGCAAGTACGACAATTTCAGGAAAGTAAAATCTGGTGATCGATGTCCGAAGTGCGGTGGAGAGATGCATATCGAAAGCGCGCTGGAACTTGGTCATATCTTCAAGCTCGGCACCAAGTATTCAATCAGTCTCGGGGCAAATTTCCTGGATGAACAAGGCAACTCAAAACCTATAATAATGGGCAGCTACGGCATCGGGCTCGAACGTATAATGGCCTGTGCCTGCGAGCAAAAAAGTGATGACCGCGGTGCCGTCTGGCCTATTTCGATCGCACCCTTTGAAATACACCTGACGATCCTGAATCCGCATGAAGAGATCGTCATGAGGACGAGCGATGAAGTGATCCAGTTGTTGACTAAGGCGGGATTCTCGGTTATTATAGACGACCGGGACATATCGGCCGGAATCAAGTTCAACGATGCAGATCTAATTGGCATCCCGATACGTATTACAATTGGCCCAAGGGGCATCAAGAATAATCGGCTCGATATCTACATAAGAGAAACTGGTGAAGTATTCACGGCGAGCCAGTCCGAAATGGTGACGAAATGCGCCGAGATAAAAGAACTTCTTTATCGGAGAATTAATGGATAG